Proteins from a genomic interval of Xiphophorus maculatus strain JP 163 A chromosome 7, X_maculatus-5.0-male, whole genome shotgun sequence:
- the dpp4 gene encoding dipeptidyl peptidase 4: MGFSNRLVLGVIGAAVVITLITIPAVYYSRSGASKRPFTLQDYFNDTIRKKSYNLYWMSDKEYVHKETDGNVYLHNAETKDKDLYLSNATFKKVDATDYWLSGDHNYIAFESNYTKNFRHSYSASYSIYDMTKSTFVTPASLPRMVQYFSFAPEGNQYAYVSNFNIFLNSNVTAESVQLTTNGKKNEILNGIPDWIYEEEVFASNGAIWWSSTGRFLAYAQFNDTEVQKVEFSWYGSEQYPETVAIPYPKAGSNLTKVKLFVVDTANPTLHSQLALPASMAGSDHILCSVTWATDERVAVQWLTRKQNHVVVAIYDFDGSSWREKEKFEQTSKTGWIGHYMPLPIFFAEDKLSFYKVMSDTQGYKHIHYIKNGKATPITSGKWEVIYISKLTKDAIYFVSNQHERNPVKRNLYKIMLGSSPSTPMCLTCGLHEDRCQYNSAYLSVDASFYRMDCYGPGLPLYTLMDNRGSGAGTELSILEDNKDLENLLSEFQMPTMKYGTVKIAGFDMWYQMMLPPDFQKSKKYPLLIDVYAGPCSQSVSYQNKLNWGTYLSSSLGIIVASVDGRGSGYQGDEIMHAIYKHLGTFEVEDQMSAVRKFIDMGFIDKDRIAIWGWSYGGYVTSMALGAGTGLFKCGIAVAPVAKWDYYDAVYTERYMGKPSENSDSYKNSTVTSRAKNFKKVAYLLIHGTADDNVHFQQAAQISKALVEELVDFEAMWYTDKDHSLRGQAYHHTYTLMSHFLQKCLLNPE; encoded by the exons ATG GGCTTCAGCAACAGGCTGGTTTTGGGAGTGATAGGGGCGGCTGTCGTCATCACGTTAATAACAATCCCAGCAGTTTATTACAGCA GATCCGGAGCCAGCAAAAGGCCATTCACTCTTCAGGATTACTTTAATGACACCATCagaaagaaatcctacaatttGTACTGGATGTCGG ATAAAGAGTATGTGCATAAAGAAACAGATGGAAATGTGTACCTTCACAATGCTGAAACAAAGGATAAGGATCTGTATCTGAGCAATGCAACATTT AAAAAAGTGGATGCCACTGATTACTGGTTGTCAGGTGATCACAACTATATTGCCTTTGAAAGCAATTACACTAAG AACTTTAGACATTCCTATTCTGCCTCATATTCCATCTACGACATGACAAAATC AACATTTGTAACGCCAGCGAGCCTTCCACGCATGGTGCAGTACTTTAGCTTTGCACCAGAAGGAAACCAATAT GCATATGTCTcaaacttcaatatttttttaaactccaatGTAACTGCTGAGTCAGTGCAGCTGACAACCAATGGGAAAAAGAATGAAATCCTCAATGGCATTCCTGACTGGATATATGAGG AGGAAGTCTTTGCTTCAAACGGGGCAATATGGTGGTCCTCAACAGGAAGATTTTTGGCTTATGCACAGTTTAACGATACAGAAGTTCAAAAAGTGGAGTTCTCTTGGTACGGATCAGAGCAATATCCTGAAACAGTGGCTATTCCTTATCCAAAG GCTGGATCAAACCTTACCAAAGTGAAGCTGTTTGTCGTTGACACCGCAAATCCCACCCTCCATTCACAGCTCGCTCTTCCTGCTTCCATGGCTGGAAG TGATCACATTTTGTGCTCAGTGACCTGGGCAACAGACGAACGCGTCGCTGTGCAATGGCTCACAAGGAAACAGAATCATGTGGTTGTAGCCATCTATGACTTTGATGGGAGCAgctggagagagaaagag AAATTTGAGCAAACAAGCAAGACAGGTTGGATTGGCCAT tatatGCCACTGCCTATTTTCTTTGCTGAGGATAAACTCAGTTTCTACAAAGTAATGAGTGACACTCAAGGCTACAAACATATtcattacataaaaaat gGCAAAGCCACACCAATTACATCTGGAAAATGGGAAGTTATTTATATATCAAAATTAACCAAGGATGCCAT ATATTTTGTAAGTAATCAGCATGAAAGAAACCCTGTCAAGAGAAATCTTTACAA gATTATGCTTGGAAGCAGTCCCTCAACCCCCATGTGCCTCACCTGTGGCTTACATGAAGACAGGTGTCAGTACAACTCAGCTTACTTAAGCGTTGACGCCTCCTTCTACCGAATGGACTGCTATG GACCTGGATTGCCCCTTTACACACTTATGGACAACAGGGGCTCAGGTGCAGGAACAG aactaTCAATTTTGGAAGACAATAAGGATCTGGAAAATCTTCTGTCTGAATTTCAAATGCCAACAATGAAATATGGCACCGTAAAGATTGCAGGATTTG ACATGTGGTATCAAATGATGTTGCCACCAGATTTCCAGAAGTCCAAAAAATATCCTCTCCTTATTGATGT GTACGCTGGCCCCTGTAGTCAGAGTGTAAGCTATCAGAACAAGCTGAACTGGGGAACGTACCTCTCCAGTTCGCTCGGAATCATCGTCGCCAGTGTTGACGGCAGGGGAAGCGGTTATCAGGGTGATGAGATAATGCATGCAATCTACAAACACCTCGGGACCTTTGAAGTGGAAGATCAAATGTCAGCAGTGAG GAAATTCATCGACATGGGTTTTATTGACAAAGATAGAATTGCAATATGGGGCTGG tcatATGGTGGTTATGTCACCTCAATGGCTTTGGGTGCTGGCACTGGACTCTTCAAGTGTGGGATTGCCGTGGCCCCAGTAGCCAAGTGGGACTATTATG ATGCAGTTTACACTGAGCGCTACATGGGTAAACCATCAGAGAATTCAGACTCTTACAAA AACTCCACAGTCACATCAAGAgcaaagaactttaaaaaggTTGCCTATCTCCTTATTCACGGCACAGCAGACG ACAATGTCCATTTCCAGCAGGCTGCACAGATCTCCAAAGCTCTGGTGGAAGAACTTGTGGATTTTGAGGCAATG tGGTACACTGACAAGGATCACTCTCTCAGGGGACAAGCCTATCATCATACATACACCCTCATGAGTCACTTTCTGCAGAAATGCCTCCTCAATCCTGAATAG
- the gcg gene encoding glucagon, whose amino-acid sequence MKSAQSLAGLMLLIIIQSSWQVPDQDTDGTPLLLSENSILSDPIEFPNMKRHSEGTFSNDYSKYLETRRAQDFVQWLKNSKRNGSLFRRHADGTYTSDVSSYLQDQAAKEFVSWLKTGRGRRD is encoded by the exons atgaaaagtgctCAGTCTCTTGCTGGACTTATGCTCCTTATCATCATCCAAAGCAGTTGGCAGGTGCCTGACCAGGACACAGACGGAACACCGCT attGTTGAGTGAAAACTCAATTTTAAGTGATCCCATTGAGTTCCCAAACATGAAGAGGCACTCAGAGGGAACATTTTCCAATGACTACAGCAAATACCTGGAAACAAGAAGAGCCCAAGACTTTGTCCAGTGGCTGAAGAATTCAAAAAGGAACGG GAGTTTATTCAGACGCCATGCAGACGGCACCTACACCAGCGACGTGAGCTCTTACCTGCAGGACCAGGCAGCCAAAGAGTTTGTCTCCTGGTTGAAGACCGGCCGAGGCAGAAGAGACTAA